The Acetomicrobium sp. S15 = DSM 107314 genome window below encodes:
- the rpoZ gene encoding DNA-directed RNA polymerase subunit omega, with protein MIYCDLRKICRERRIPNKYILALVVAKRAHQLSARKDKILTGEYERRKLISMALKEVAEGRVTFRIPMFALNPGPVNEGGGIPSGGTVEE; from the coding sequence ATGATCTATTGTGATTTGAGAAAAATATGCAGGGAGCGGAGGATACCTAATAAATATATTCTCGCCCTCGTCGTAGCCAAGCGAGCCCATCAGTTGAGCGCGAGGAAAGACAAAATCTTGACGGGAGAGTACGAGAGAAGAAAGTTGATTTCCATGGCGCTCAAAGAAGTGGCAGAAGGAAGGGTCACCTTCAGAATCCCCATGTTTGCGCTCAACCCAGGCCCAGTGAACGAAGGAGGCGGCATTCCCAGTGGCGGCACTGTGGAAGAGTAA
- the gmk gene encoding guanylate kinase: MERRRGHLFIISGPSGAGKSTLRKKLLERFPDLVYSVSYTTRLPRPGEREGWDYRFVDEDKFRKLLREGKFLEWAQVHGNLYGTNREDVEKALEDGCDVILEIDVQGASQVKKQMPESVLIFVMPPSETALEERLLSRGSEAPEAIKVRLDNAQKEIASAATYDHIIVNDDINKAVDKLASIIAQYRKHER; encoded by the coding sequence ATGGAACGAAGGAGAGGGCACCTTTTCATCATTTCCGGCCCTAGCGGTGCCGGTAAGAGTACGCTCAGGAAGAAGCTCTTGGAGCGCTTCCCCGACCTCGTCTACTCGGTTTCTTACACCACGCGCCTTCCGCGCCCAGGCGAGAGGGAGGGCTGGGATTACCGCTTCGTGGACGAGGACAAATTCAGAAAGCTCTTGCGAGAGGGGAAATTTCTCGAGTGGGCTCAGGTTCACGGAAATCTATATGGCACAAACCGGGAAGACGTGGAGAAGGCTTTGGAAGATGGTTGCGATGTTATATTGGAGATAGACGTTCAGGGGGCTTCTCAGGTCAAAAAGCAGATGCCAGAGTCAGTGTTGATCTTCGTCATGCCACCTTCTGAAACCGCCTTGGAAGAGCGCCTCTTATCTCGCGGATCAGAGGCCCCGGAGGCCATAAAGGTGCGTTTGGATAATGCCCAAAAGGAAATAGCTAGCGCGGCTACTTATGACCATATCATAGTAAATGACGATATAAATAAAGCCGTTGATAAGCTTGCAAGCATAATAGCACAATATAGAAAACACGAGAGGTGA
- a CDS encoding DUF370 domain-containing protein yields the protein MEYRLIHIGFGNVVMAERVIAIIHADSAPAKKLKEEAKMKGRLVDATQGRRTRALIVTDSGYVVLSAILPETIARRFEGETDGTKERAPFHHFRP from the coding sequence ATGGAATACAGACTGATCCACATCGGTTTTGGGAATGTCGTCATGGCTGAGCGCGTAATAGCTATCATCCATGCCGATTCCGCCCCTGCTAAGAAACTAAAGGAGGAAGCCAAGATGAAGGGGCGCCTTGTGGATGCTACCCAGGGAAGGAGGACTCGAGCCCTGATAGTAACGGATAGTGGCTACGTTGTCCTCTCGGCGATTTTACCGGAGACAATCGCTCGTCGATTTGAAGGAGAAACGGATGGAACGAAGGAGAGGGCACCTTTTCATCATTTCCGGCCCTAG
- a CDS encoding YicC/YloC family endoribonuclease encodes MLSSMTGFGSASEEHDWGSATITISSTNARHKEISVSLPKELSHLEYIIQDIVRGFFKRGRAQVRLAVVWAPAFELAKIDDEVLEKYYRHLSEVHYRLKLLEEIRLEQLVNLPGVVVVSSKEEEARKEEIQKAVEGLTRVAVLRWQEMRLAEGRNIYRDLLKHLERFEEIIAIIKKRWPIAKDSTIDAMKSRLRQVVEGLEVLDEGRLSQEVALLADRWDIEEELSRCRSHAERFRASVDGDEEVGRKLDFLIQEMNREVNAMASKVRDAEIRWLVVEAKTALEKLREQVQNVE; translated from the coding sequence ATGCTGTCGAGCATGACAGGTTTTGGAAGCGCTTCGGAGGAGCACGATTGGGGTTCGGCCACAATCACGATCTCGAGCACGAACGCCCGTCACAAAGAAATATCGGTCAGCCTGCCGAAGGAGCTTTCTCATTTAGAATATATCATTCAGGATATTGTTCGCGGCTTCTTTAAGCGAGGGAGAGCACAGGTTCGCCTGGCGGTCGTCTGGGCACCGGCTTTTGAGCTCGCCAAAATCGACGATGAAGTGCTTGAGAAATATTACCGCCATCTCAGCGAGGTGCACTACCGGCTCAAGCTGCTGGAGGAGATTCGTCTTGAACAACTCGTAAACCTGCCAGGAGTGGTAGTCGTCTCCTCTAAAGAGGAGGAGGCGCGGAAGGAAGAGATCCAGAAGGCTGTCGAAGGCTTAACAAGAGTAGCTGTATTGCGATGGCAGGAAATGCGGTTGGCAGAGGGTAGAAACATCTATCGAGATCTCTTGAAGCATTTAGAAAGATTCGAAGAAATTATTGCTATTATTAAAAAACGGTGGCCCATTGCTAAGGATTCGACCATCGATGCCATGAAAAGTCGTTTGCGTCAAGTCGTGGAAGGGCTTGAAGTTTTAGATGAAGGTCGCCTGAGTCAGGAGGTCGCGCTCTTGGCAGATCGTTGGGACATCGAAGAGGAGCTGAGTCGCTGTCGCAGCCATGCGGAGAGATTTCGAGCTTCCGTCGACGGGGATGAGGAAGTGGGGCGCAAACTCGACTTCCTCATCCAGGAGATGAACAGGGAGGTCAACGCTATGGCCTCTAAGGTGAGAGACGCGGAGATCCGTTGGCTCGTCGTAGAGGCTAAGACTGCCTTAGAGAAGCTGAGGGAACAGGTTCAGAATGTGGAGTAG
- the hflX gene encoding GTPase HflX: MKRPVEIQDKDSKRALLLILGSQEDREAELLAGELELLLKNLGITPVGRILQERRSPDPAYFLGRGKVEEAKVLAEAMDANLLVCDDPLTPSQMSNIGELTGLEVWDRHLVIMKIFEARARSAEAKLQVELARCRYEIPRLKGLGLQMSRPGGGIGTRGPGETEFERHRRKLMRRTHNIRATLENMRRQREDRRKRRKRVGLPTVSLVGYTNSGKSTLLKRLSGDKSILVADQLFSTLDTTVRKIVLPHGTSVLFSDTVGFIRKLPPDLIAAFQATLEELKNADILLVVLDGTDDRWAETLKVIDETLAAIGAAKIPRMIALNKVDALSRDETLKIVNRLVAEGERVIPISALRGDNIPSLLDAIEEEVSYLHERLFVKSS, encoded by the coding sequence GTGAAAAGACCTGTGGAAATCCAAGACAAAGACAGCAAAAGGGCATTATTGCTAATTTTGGGATCGCAAGAGGATCGAGAAGCCGAACTGCTCGCCGGCGAGTTGGAACTGCTATTGAAGAATTTAGGCATCACGCCAGTGGGGCGAATTTTGCAAGAACGGCGGTCTCCAGATCCTGCCTATTTTTTGGGTCGAGGCAAGGTTGAAGAGGCTAAAGTTTTAGCCGAGGCGATGGACGCAAATCTCTTGGTTTGCGACGACCCTCTCACTCCAAGCCAGATGAGCAATATCGGCGAATTGACCGGTTTAGAGGTTTGGGATCGTCACCTCGTGATCATGAAGATCTTCGAAGCAAGAGCTCGCTCCGCTGAGGCGAAATTGCAGGTAGAATTGGCTCGTTGCCGGTACGAGATACCGCGTCTGAAGGGTTTGGGGTTGCAGATGTCCCGCCCCGGGGGAGGCATAGGCACGAGAGGACCTGGTGAAACGGAGTTTGAGCGCCACCGCCGAAAGCTGATGCGACGGACGCACAATATCCGCGCTACATTAGAAAACATGCGCAGGCAGAGAGAGGACCGACGGAAGAGGCGAAAGAGGGTTGGGCTTCCGACCGTATCGTTGGTGGGTTACACCAACAGCGGTAAGTCTACGCTCCTCAAGAGACTGAGCGGTGATAAAAGCATATTGGTGGCCGATCAGTTGTTCTCCACGTTAGATACTACAGTGCGCAAAATTGTCTTGCCGCACGGGACGAGTGTCCTCTTTTCCGACACGGTTGGCTTTATCAGAAAACTGCCTCCTGACCTGATCGCTGCATTTCAGGCTACATTAGAAGAGTTAAAAAATGCGGATATTCTCCTCGTGGTGTTGGACGGAACCGATGATAGATGGGCCGAGACACTTAAGGTGATAGACGAAACATTAGCAGCTATAGGAGCTGCTAAAATCCCTCGGATGATCGCACTTAACAAGGTAGATGCGCTCTCTCGGGATGAGACGCTCAAGATCGTAAATCGCCTTGTGGCCGAAGGAGAAAGGGTTATTCCCATCAGCGCCCTTAGGGGTGATAATATCCCCTCGCTTCTCGATGCCATCGAGGAGGAAGTGAGCTATCTCCACGAAAGGCTGTTCGTAAAATCCAGTTAA
- a CDS encoding lysophospholipid acyltransferase family protein: MDRVFYGFSKALCWTFFKLYNRLNCGNPPKLPEGPVIVASNHCSNLDPVLVGVAFPRRLRYLAKGELFSIPVLGSIIRALGAVPVSRDDSLKRAAVLKKFIEFLQDGQSVLIFPEGGRSQDGKLQPLEAGVAYLAIKCCVPIVPAYVRGSHLAMPPGSSRIKPVRMSVSFGPLLDPLNFLSLSPNEARRRLLEQLIKELKTLGGEM, encoded by the coding sequence ATGGATAGAGTTTTTTACGGCTTTTCGAAAGCGCTTTGTTGGACATTTTTCAAGCTGTATAACCGCCTGAATTGCGGCAACCCTCCAAAGCTGCCAGAAGGGCCCGTAATCGTGGCGTCTAATCACTGCAGCAATTTGGACCCCGTGTTGGTAGGCGTTGCCTTTCCGCGGAGGCTGCGATACCTCGCCAAAGGAGAACTGTTCAGCATTCCTGTCTTGGGGTCTATCATAAGGGCCTTAGGTGCTGTACCGGTTAGCAGGGATGATAGTCTAAAGCGCGCCGCAGTTCTCAAGAAATTTATAGAGTTCTTACAAGATGGTCAAAGTGTCCTGATTTTCCCTGAAGGGGGGCGCTCGCAAGATGGCAAACTTCAACCACTGGAAGCTGGGGTGGCATATTTGGCTATCAAGTGTTGCGTGCCGATTGTGCCCGCATACGTGAGGGGTAGCCATCTGGCCATGCCTCCCGGGAGCAGCCGCATTAAACCGGTTCGCATGTCCGTCTCCTTCGGCCCTCTTTTAGATCCCCTAAATTTTTTAAGCCTTTCGCCGAATGAGGCGAGACGACGTTTACTTGAGCAATTGATAAAAGAGCTTAAAACGTTAGGAGGTGAAATGTGA
- the cmk gene encoding (d)CMP kinase — MSAGCLIIAIDGPAGSGKSTVAKAVAQRLGIDYLDTGALYRAVALWLDKHGVPPEESECLREELRRLRIKIKGDKVYVDGCDVTEAIRSSRVDAVVSAYSALPTVRECLFSIQRAQVNCKGLVADGRDMGTVVFPEAQIKVFLTASPEERARRRWLESSDKGGLTYEEILKGIRERDAFDSGRSLSPLRAARDACVIDTTGLSVDEVVDQIIELVENLKQNDGGDG, encoded by the coding sequence ATGAGCGCTGGTTGCCTGATAATAGCGATCGATGGGCCAGCCGGTTCGGGTAAAAGCACTGTGGCCAAAGCGGTGGCCCAAAGGTTAGGCATAGATTATCTGGATACAGGTGCCTTATATCGTGCGGTAGCTCTGTGGTTGGATAAACATGGCGTGCCGCCTGAGGAATCAGAGTGCCTTAGAGAAGAGCTAAGGAGGTTGCGCATTAAGATTAAAGGCGACAAGGTTTACGTCGACGGTTGTGATGTGACCGAAGCCATTCGTTCGTCGCGAGTCGACGCCGTAGTTTCAGCCTATTCGGCACTTCCAACTGTTCGAGAGTGCTTGTTTTCCATTCAGAGAGCCCAAGTCAACTGCAAAGGCTTGGTGGCAGACGGTAGAGACATGGGCACAGTAGTTTTTCCTGAGGCTCAAATAAAAGTTTTCCTGACGGCCTCGCCCGAAGAACGCGCCAGGCGTCGATGGCTTGAATCGTCCGACAAAGGAGGACTCACATACGAGGAGATCTTAAAGGGAATAAGAGAACGCGACGCCTTCGATTCCGGTCGTTCCCTCTCGCCTCTCAGGGCTGCCCGAGATGCTTGCGTAATCGACACCACCGGCCTTTCTGTAGATGAGGTGGTAGATCAAATAATAGAGCTTGTGGAGAATTTAAAACAAAACGATGGCGGCGATGGATAG
- a CDS encoding HDOD domain-containing protein yields the protein MDERTRELIQVRVLKRIKDVPSLPQFVIETLKKLDDPSTSASDIAASLAKDEGLVMRVLKLANSAFYGLPRKVSSVTEAVALLGFKAIRGILLAASVYPFVGGNFSGYALDRGELWRHSLGVAYVSRFLAQKVGNGDPEESYVGGMLHDVGKIVLNEYVRFGYSLIAKLTEEERVPFMEAERTILGFDHAEVGGLVITQWNLPEAYACAARFHHEPEALPHDEAEYRSIVDRVHLANVICLMLGFGLGVDGLQYPVAPGVLERMGIKDLEPVMSEAVEILTALDEEIKLE from the coding sequence ATGGATGAACGAACCCGAGAATTGATACAGGTACGAGTGCTGAAGCGGATTAAAGACGTCCCTTCGTTACCACAATTTGTCATCGAAACGCTTAAAAAACTTGACGATCCGAGCACGAGTGCTTCCGATATTGCGGCTTCGCTTGCGAAAGACGAAGGTCTCGTTATGCGTGTTTTGAAATTGGCCAACTCAGCTTTTTATGGTTTGCCCCGCAAGGTCTCGAGCGTTACCGAAGCGGTTGCCTTGCTCGGCTTTAAAGCTATAAGGGGGATACTGCTTGCCGCATCAGTTTACCCATTCGTAGGGGGGAATTTTAGCGGTTACGCCCTGGACAGGGGAGAGCTGTGGCGCCATTCTTTGGGGGTGGCATATGTTTCGCGCTTTTTGGCTCAGAAGGTGGGCAACGGAGACCCCGAGGAATCGTATGTGGGCGGAATGCTTCATGACGTGGGAAAGATTGTGCTGAACGAATACGTGCGATTCGGATATAGCCTGATTGCCAAGCTCACGGAAGAAGAACGTGTGCCCTTTATGGAGGCGGAGCGCACCATCTTGGGTTTCGACCATGCGGAGGTAGGAGGGCTCGTTATCACGCAGTGGAATCTTCCCGAGGCCTACGCTTGCGCTGCCCGCTTTCATCACGAGCCGGAGGCCTTGCCGCATGACGAGGCGGAGTATAGATCGATCGTGGACAGGGTCCATTTGGCCAACGTCATCTGTTTGATGCTCGGTTTTGGCTTAGGCGTAGACGGGTTGCAATACCCAGTTGCCCCCGGTGTATTGGAGCGCATGGGCATTAAAGATCTTGAACCCGTTATGTCTGAGGCCGTGGAAATACTTACAGCGTTAGACGAGGAGATAAAGTTGGAATGA
- a CDS encoding pseudouridine synthase, translated as MKNSLKDRSSDEAMRINRYLARCGLGSRRKVESLLFRGRVCVNGERVTSLALKVLPGDVVTVDGLVVHPTGLLYAVMHKPRGIICAASDKWNKTVLDLLPVDVKVLRPFPVGRLDKESEGLLILTNDGDFAFRVAHPRFGILKEYEALLDRPLEKKDMLRWMSGLWVDESMRRPVRVTSIDRDPEGQWVSVTLGEGLNREVRKMVEVLGYSILRLIRRRIGRLTLESIAPGETAIKSKDSLWRMIVDGGSV; from the coding sequence ATGAAAAACTCTCTTAAAGACAGATCCTCGGATGAGGCTATGAGAATAAACCGCTATCTGGCGCGCTGCGGCCTTGGGTCGCGCAGGAAAGTGGAAAGTTTGCTCTTTCGAGGCCGCGTGTGCGTAAACGGAGAGAGGGTGACTTCGCTGGCGCTCAAGGTTCTCCCCGGAGATGTAGTAACTGTAGACGGCTTGGTCGTCCACCCTACAGGTTTGTTGTATGCGGTCATGCATAAGCCGCGAGGGATCATCTGCGCCGCCTCTGACAAGTGGAATAAGACGGTTTTGGACCTCCTCCCAGTTGACGTCAAGGTATTGAGACCATTTCCGGTTGGGAGGCTCGATAAGGAGAGCGAGGGATTGTTAATCCTTACGAACGACGGGGATTTTGCTTTCCGCGTCGCCCATCCGCGTTTCGGCATCTTGAAAGAATATGAAGCCTTGCTCGATCGGCCCTTGGAGAAAAAAGACATGCTACGGTGGATGAGCGGGTTATGGGTTGATGAGTCAATGCGACGTCCCGTGCGGGTTACATCGATCGATAGAGATCCGGAGGGACAATGGGTTTCTGTAACCCTGGGAGAGGGTTTAAACCGAGAGGTTCGCAAGATGGTCGAAGTGCTCGGATATTCTATCCTGCGGCTGATCAGGAGGCGCATCGGCCGCCTGACTTTAGAAAGTATTGCGCCTGGAGAAACGGCAATAAAGTCCAAGGACTCGTTATGGCGCATGATCGTGGATGGAGGCTCAGTGTGA
- the scpB gene encoding SMC-Scp complex subunit ScpB — MWPSPCDDERRNLTRKIEALLFMSPQPVSTRELASFLGFPLGEVESALEGLTEHYAADHGLSLLRSAGGWQMTTAPDLCEVVGGFQVNAERLRLSRAALECLAIIAYNQPVTRPEIEEIRGVRSDRVIDTLLRCGLIRSAGRKKEAGAPILYRTTDLFLDLFGLNSIGDLPPLSEYDSGIEVGELDEKLS; from the coding sequence ATGTGGCCATCGCCTTGCGATGACGAAAGGCGCAACTTGACGAGAAAAATCGAAGCCTTGTTATTCATGTCGCCACAGCCTGTTTCAACCCGGGAGCTCGCCTCGTTCTTGGGCTTTCCACTCGGTGAGGTTGAATCTGCCCTTGAGGGATTGACCGAACACTATGCTGCAGATCATGGCTTGTCGCTCTTGCGTTCGGCTGGTGGTTGGCAGATGACTACAGCCCCAGATTTATGCGAGGTGGTAGGCGGATTTCAAGTGAACGCCGAACGTCTGCGCCTGAGCAGGGCAGCCTTGGAATGCCTGGCTATAATAGCCTACAATCAACCAGTCACTCGTCCTGAGATAGAGGAGATTCGCGGCGTTCGAAGCGACCGTGTTATTGATACGCTTTTGAGGTGTGGTCTCATAAGATCAGCGGGAAGGAAAAAAGAGGCTGGAGCTCCGATTCTATACCGAACCACGGACCTGTTTCTCGATCTTTTCGGCCTCAATTCCATAGGGGATCTACCTCCCTTGAGCGAATATGACAGCGGTATTGAGGTAGGGGAATTGGATGAAAAACTCTCTTAA
- a CDS encoding segregation/condensation protein A: MDVFEVEIEGFSGPLELLCSLLESGELDASLINAREIVSAYWQFLHKSGRTSLDAIAEFLILAAHLLLSKAKALIPPVSDAVIEEEEENTLPPTESLLPYRIAVDLLAKKFAERQRFFNRPPEEGSPVFEVGDVYLLSAMWWGLYAEKNHLACRVEDKEGWEGIPMPIPEEEQVEKRIAEVCSILKEKGRLFLGDLLAGRRSRSYLVVTLLALLELCRLGRISLSQEGRWSDVAIALR; the protein is encoded by the coding sequence ATGGATGTATTTGAGGTAGAAATTGAGGGATTTTCTGGTCCGCTTGAGCTACTTTGCTCTCTTCTCGAGAGCGGAGAACTTGATGCTTCTCTCATCAATGCGAGAGAGATAGTATCCGCTTACTGGCAATTTCTCCATAAAAGCGGACGCACTTCTCTTGATGCGATCGCGGAGTTTCTCATCTTGGCAGCGCATCTTTTACTGAGCAAGGCCAAAGCTTTAATCCCCCCAGTTAGCGATGCCGTAATCGAAGAAGAGGAAGAAAATACATTGCCTCCGACGGAGAGCCTCCTTCCTTATCGCATAGCAGTTGATCTTCTCGCTAAGAAGTTTGCGGAGCGTCAGAGGTTCTTTAACCGCCCGCCCGAAGAGGGCTCTCCCGTATTTGAAGTGGGAGACGTATACTTATTATCGGCTATGTGGTGGGGATTATATGCGGAAAAGAACCACTTGGCCTGCCGTGTAGAGGATAAAGAGGGGTGGGAAGGTATTCCCATGCCGATTCCAGAGGAGGAGCAAGTGGAAAAGCGCATTGCCGAGGTTTGCTCTATCCTGAAGGAAAAGGGGAGGCTTTTTTTAGGCGATTTATTGGCGGGCAGGCGTAGCCGCTCGTATCTCGTGGTAACGTTGCTCGCACTGCTGGAACTATGCCGCTTGGGTCGAATAAGCTTGAGTCAGGAGGGCCGTTGGAGCGATGTGGCCATCGCCTTGCGATGA
- the trpS gene encoding tryptophan--tRNA ligase translates to MMKRIFSGMRPTGKLHLGHLAGALTNWVRLQNEYECFFCIVDWHGLMSEYADSKMIKENCIEVLLDWLSVGIDPRRSVVFMQSHVPEHAELHLALSMITPLGWLERNPTYKEQILNMQNKDLGTYAFLGYPVLMAADILLYKAEVVPVGEDQSAHLEITREIARRFNGFFGEVFPEPQMLLTPTPRVPGTDGRKMSKSYGNAINISDPFDLIWEKLRTMVTDPARYRRTDPGDPDKCPVWDLHKVFTQDLDKRKELDRGCRTAGIGCIDCKKVLFENIKSALYPIQDKRRYYEAHREEFLDILYDGAKRAKSVAENVMEEVKASVGLVL, encoded by the coding sequence ATGATGAAGCGTATTTTCAGCGGAATGCGACCAACTGGCAAACTACATCTGGGACATCTGGCTGGCGCCCTCACTAATTGGGTACGCCTTCAGAATGAATACGAATGCTTCTTCTGTATCGTTGACTGGCATGGCTTAATGTCAGAATATGCCGATAGTAAGATGATTAAAGAAAATTGCATTGAAGTCTTGCTCGATTGGCTATCTGTCGGTATCGATCCGAGGCGTTCAGTAGTCTTCATGCAATCTCATGTGCCAGAACACGCTGAATTGCATTTGGCCCTCTCCATGATCACGCCTTTGGGCTGGCTGGAGAGGAATCCTACATATAAAGAACAGATTTTAAACATGCAAAACAAGGATCTCGGCACTTATGCCTTCTTGGGTTATCCTGTACTAATGGCCGCAGACATTTTGCTCTACAAGGCAGAAGTGGTCCCTGTGGGTGAAGACCAGTCTGCCCACCTGGAAATAACCAGGGAGATCGCGAGGCGGTTTAACGGCTTCTTTGGAGAGGTCTTCCCCGAACCGCAAATGCTCCTTACGCCCACACCGAGGGTCCCCGGCACAGACGGACGGAAGATGAGCAAGTCTTACGGGAATGCCATAAACATCTCGGACCCTTTCGATCTCATATGGGAGAAGCTCAGGACGATGGTTACTGACCCAGCTCGCTACCGTCGCACTGACCCAGGAGACCCGGATAAATGTCCGGTCTGGGATCTACATAAGGTCTTCACGCAGGACCTGGACAAGAGAAAGGAATTGGATCGGGGTTGCCGCACTGCTGGGATCGGTTGTATAGATTGCAAAAAGGTTTTGTTCGAGAACATCAAGAGCGCTCTTTACCCGATTCAAGACAAAAGGCGCTATTACGAAGCTCACAGGGAAGAATTCCTGGATATATTGTATGATGGTGCTAAGAGGGCAAAGAGCGTGGCAGAAAACGTCATGGAGGAGGTTAAAGCATCGGTTGGCCTCGTGCTGTGA
- a CDS encoding ribonuclease HI family protein has translation MKVYTDGASRGNPGAAAAAFVVYWPDGRVDHMGLYLGRTTNNVAEYVALVAALRYILKRGVESFALFSDSELLIRQIRGRYAVRSARLKHLHEEAMSLLSRFDSYCVAHVPREENFEADCWANETLDAARAAMSAF, from the coding sequence GTGAAGGTATATACGGATGGGGCATCTCGGGGCAATCCCGGAGCTGCTGCCGCCGCTTTTGTGGTATATTGGCCTGACGGACGCGTCGATCACATGGGCTTGTATTTAGGCAGGACCACGAACAACGTGGCCGAATATGTGGCATTGGTGGCGGCCTTGCGCTACATCCTAAAGAGAGGAGTCGAGAGCTTTGCTCTTTTCTCCGATAGTGAGTTATTGATAAGGCAGATCAGAGGGAGATATGCGGTGCGGTCAGCCCGTTTAAAGCACCTTCATGAGGAAGCGATGTCGCTGTTATCCCGCTTTGATTCGTATTGCGTGGCTCATGTGCCCCGGGAGGAAAACTTCGAGGCCGATTGCTGGGCGAACGAGACGCTGGATGCGGCAAGAGCTGCTATGTCGGCATTTTAA
- a CDS encoding ferredoxin, producing MQVKLNRDDCIGCGVCAQICPDVFELDEDAGKAKVIRPAGAECAKEAADSCPVSCIKVEEDKE from the coding sequence GTGCAAGTTAAACTTAACCGTGACGATTGCATAGGGTGTGGCGTCTGCGCACAGATATGTCCCGATGTCTTCGAACTTGACGAAGATGCCGGCAAGGCCAAAGTCATCAGGCCCGCAGGGGCGGAGTGCGCAAAAGAGGCGGCGGATAGTTGTCCGGTCTCTTGCATAAAAGTCGAGGAGGACAAAGAGTAA
- a CDS encoding 4-(cytidine 5'-diphospho)-2-C-methyl-D-erythritol kinase yields MPEQECVLPSPAKVNITLRIVSKRADGYHDLVSTFVRIDGVEEVSVRFRDICNGNGKDVVQTYNARIDGENLINSAISFLRKRNLPIPPLEVKVWKRIPPGSGLGGGSGNAASILRWAKNRWGGDVAPMETSVIGADVPFLFSGHRAALVRKIGDDFMPIEPPEGYAFLFLIPNWRVPTVYAFGKLDRYYASSGWPMDEDAAIDETLKLLNRLKRGDRVGLLPNDFLPALAEHNDAYKEIFCSIEKTGALAWGLSGSGAAAFAIFEDTCEAQRSKQKLSSCSLVDQIMVFA; encoded by the coding sequence ATGCCTGAACAAGAGTGCGTTTTACCCAGCCCAGCCAAAGTGAATATCACGCTGAGGATTGTATCCAAGCGGGCTGACGGCTATCACGATCTCGTCTCTACATTCGTAAGGATAGATGGAGTTGAAGAGGTTTCCGTAAGATTTCGTGACATCTGCAATGGCAATGGAAAAGATGTGGTTCAAACTTACAACGCTCGTATTGACGGCGAAAACTTGATCAACTCCGCCATCTCTTTTCTTAGGAAGAGGAATCTGCCGATACCTCCGCTCGAAGTGAAGGTTTGGAAACGGATACCCCCGGGGAGCGGGCTCGGCGGGGGAAGCGGCAATGCTGCGTCGATCCTTCGTTGGGCGAAGAACAGATGGGGTGGCGATGTTGCCCCTATGGAAACGAGCGTCATAGGAGCCGACGTGCCGTTTCTTTTCAGCGGTCATCGCGCAGCGCTTGTTCGTAAAATCGGAGACGATTTCATGCCGATTGAACCCCCTGAAGGATATGCCTTTCTATTCCTGATCCCCAATTGGAGGGTTCCGACAGTTTATGCTTTCGGCAAGCTGGACCGATACTATGCCAGCTCAGGATGGCCGATGGACGAAGACGCGGCTATTGATGAGACATTGAAGCTGTTGAACAGGCTCAAAAGAGGCGATAGAGTCGGTCTTTTACCAAACGACTTCCTTCCTGCCTTAGCAGAGCATAACGATGCTTATAAAGAAATTTTTTGCTCTATTGAAAAGACCGGTGCATTGGCTTGGGGTTTGAGCGGCAGCGGCGCAGCGGCATTCGCTATATTCGAGGACACATGCGAGGCGCAAAGATCGAAGCAAAAGCTCTCCTCTTGTAGTCTGGTAGATCAAATAATGGTCTTTGCCTGA
- a CDS encoding Veg family protein: protein MPSNLVNIREWVTLHKGAKVRCRELRSRRKVEIKQGVILEAYPRLFTMFVESQNSTVSFRYTDLLTHEVEIELLSAPEVTI from the coding sequence ATGCCTTCGAACCTAGTGAATATCAGAGAATGGGTGACGCTCCACAAGGGGGCAAAGGTGCGCTGTCGAGAACTCAGGAGTCGCAGGAAGGTCGAAATCAAACAAGGCGTCATATTGGAAGCCTATCCGCGGCTTTTTACTATGTTCGTCGAATCTCAAAACAGTACGGTTTCTTTCAGGTATACCGATTTGCTCACCCATGAGGTGGAAATAGAACTTCTATCTGCCCCTGAAGTGACCATATGA